In Virgibacillus sp. NKC19-16, a single genomic region encodes these proteins:
- a CDS encoding NlpC/P60 family protein yields the protein MRIQRFALLLFLYMLILFALSPGFAKAEEWSDPAAELALDMVGSNNQGFLTSEFVQYVYEESKSISLPKYAADQKQIGEEIKRSELQPGDVVFFQGSSLMSGVYINDGRFMIVTSDGITERNMETSEYWSGAYAGAAQFTEEDVDDPAAVLALDKLGENQEGWITSELVQYVYEDAKSISLPQSAADQWIQGEDVDELQPGDVVFFQGTHLMSGIYINNGRFVIVTSEGISERNMETSDYWSNTYQGAKRYTEEDTSPPSENEIIELARDLIETPYNRTGESPEEGFNSGSFVYYVYKDVTGSWLSKRPSSQLEAGRSIDRDELQPGDLVFFENEEQEIISGIYSGDDQFVIAASSGVQERHLDYHNYYAERYIGAARYTDEILEKSNPETYENHESPVVREAMNYLGTPYLMTGDTLDAFDCSFLVQTVFREALDVYLPRISYRQWEVGETLLPEGTDIESIDLDEELQPGDALYFSGTWQEGISHTGIYLGEDYIIHATGGEGQTTISYMSEYWRDHFTGAKRFQDLAIQYDNDVVYEAYQLLGTEYTPGGSAPDEGFDTGGFVQYVYNQAWQYDLPRYGRKQWEEGTEISRDEVEPGDIFFFQGTSIIPTIYIGNNQMIAVTASSGVTVIDLTTSDYWPPRYMGARTYDTEVRESEEVQLAEQYVGESFDETSAEFIKRIYAEASGTDLPSNVEELREYGDQLHVEELQQGDLMFFSDLKGGTASVMAGIYAGDGAFITVIDGEIVSQTINDEPWINRLIEGRTISTVETADDR from the coding sequence ATGCGGATACAGCGTTTTGCATTGTTATTATTCCTTTATATGTTGATATTATTTGCATTGAGCCCTGGTTTCGCTAAAGCTGAGGAATGGAGTGATCCGGCTGCGGAACTTGCATTGGATATGGTTGGCAGTAACAATCAAGGGTTTTTAACTTCTGAGTTTGTACAGTATGTTTATGAGGAATCAAAGTCAATTTCCTTGCCGAAATATGCTGCAGACCAAAAGCAAATTGGTGAGGAGATAAAGCGTAGTGAGTTACAGCCAGGAGATGTGGTCTTTTTTCAGGGAAGCAGTTTGATGTCAGGTGTTTATATTAATGATGGCCGTTTTATGATTGTGACAAGTGATGGAATTACTGAACGGAATATGGAAACAAGTGAGTATTGGTCCGGTGCCTATGCAGGCGCGGCTCAATTTACAGAAGAGGATGTCGATGATCCGGCTGCTGTGCTGGCCTTGGACAAATTAGGGGAAAATCAAGAAGGTTGGATAACTTCCGAATTAGTGCAATATGTCTACGAGGATGCCAAAAGCATTTCTCTTCCCCAATCAGCTGCTGATCAATGGATCCAGGGAGAAGATGTTGATGAGCTTCAGCCAGGAGATGTGGTCTTTTTTCAAGGAACCCATTTGATGTCAGGGATTTACATAAACAACGGACGTTTTGTGATTGTGACGAGTGAAGGGATCTCTGAGAGGAATATGGAAACAAGTGACTATTGGTCAAATACTTATCAAGGTGCCAAACGTTACACCGAGGAAGATACATCTCCTCCTTCTGAAAATGAGATCATTGAATTAGCTCGGGATTTAATAGAGACCCCGTATAATCGAACAGGAGAAAGCCCGGAAGAAGGATTTAACTCAGGTTCATTCGTTTACTATGTGTATAAAGATGTGACTGGAAGCTGGCTCTCCAAACGCCCATCGTCGCAGTTGGAAGCTGGTAGGAGTATCGACAGAGACGAATTACAGCCTGGGGATCTTGTCTTTTTTGAAAATGAAGAACAGGAAATCATCTCAGGGATTTATTCAGGAGATGACCAATTTGTGATTGCTGCATCTTCCGGGGTACAGGAAAGGCATTTAGATTATCATAACTACTATGCCGAACGCTATATAGGGGCAGCTCGTTATACAGATGAAATATTGGAAAAATCAAATCCGGAAACCTATGAGAATCATGAGAGCCCTGTGGTAAGGGAAGCAATGAATTATTTAGGAACACCTTATTTAATGACGGGAGATACCTTGGACGCCTTTGATTGCTCATTTTTGGTCCAAACTGTCTTTCGTGAGGCGCTGGATGTCTATTTGCCCCGAATTAGTTATCGGCAGTGGGAAGTTGGTGAGACTTTGCTGCCAGAAGGGACAGATATAGAATCCATTGATTTGGATGAAGAATTACAGCCAGGAGATGCCCTGTATTTCTCAGGAACATGGCAGGAAGGTATTTCTCATACTGGGATTTATTTAGGAGAGGATTATATCATTCATGCTACAGGGGGAGAAGGGCAGACGACGATTTCGTATATGAGCGAATACTGGCGGGATCATTTTACTGGTGCGAAGCGTTTTCAAGATCTTGCTATTCAATATGATAACGATGTAGTTTATGAGGCTTATCAGCTGCTGGGAACCGAGTACACTCCAGGAGGGTCAGCACCTGATGAGGGATTTGATACAGGCGGTTTTGTTCAATATGTATATAACCAAGCATGGCAGTATGATCTGCCGCGTTATGGAAGAAAACAATGGGAAGAGGGGACAGAAATCTCAAGAGACGAAGTTGAACCAGGAGATATTTTCTTTTTCCAAGGCACAAGTATCATCCCGACGATCTATATCGGCAATAACCAGATGATTGCAGTGACAGCTTCCAGCGGTGTGACCGTCATTGACTTAACAACAAGTGATTATTGGCCCCCTCGTTATATGGGTGCAAGAACGTATGATACGGAAGTTAGGGAGAGCGAGGAGGTACAGCTGGCTGAGCAATATGTCGGCGAATCGTTTGATGAGACGTCAGCGGAGTTTATCAAGCGAATTTATGCAGAAGCCTCCGGTACTGATCTTCCTTCCAATGTGGAAGAATTGCGAGAGTATGGAGATCAACTTCATGTTGAAGAGCTTCAGCAGGGAGATCTCATGTTTTTTTCCGATTTAAAAGGGGGAACTGCTTCTGTCATGGCTGGTATTTACGCAGGAGATGGAGCGTTTATCACTGTGATTGATGGTGAAATCGTGTCTCAAACGATCAATGATGAACCGTGGATAAATAGATTAATCGAAGGACGTACTATTTCAACCGTTGAGACGGCAGACGATCGATAA